The following coding sequences lie in one Arachis ipaensis cultivar K30076 chromosome B05, Araip1.1, whole genome shotgun sequence genomic window:
- the LOC107644444 gene encoding probable glutamate carboxypeptidase LAMP1 isoform X1, with translation MITVAATAANTTTTITTLLAIATSFLLLLITSSPTTPKSSNYHTLFLSTSLSSNVSISNHLQALTHRPHIASSEANSQAANYVLKVFTSSNIPSHMASYHVLLSYPLSRSLVLTTTPQEPPFSFSLKQEPYEGDPYAAVSGEVVPTFHAYAKSGTAEGPVVYVNYGRVEDYLSLRKKMGVNVSGCVVLARYGKIFRGDIVKNAYDEGAVGVVVYSDRKDYGGGGDDGGRWFPDGKWLPPSGVQVGSVYQGTGDPSTPGWASSGGDGECERLTKEEVEKEGDVPLIPSLPVSGADGEKILRSIGGPVAEHDWQGSKDAPTYRVGPGPGILNLTFKGQENIASIQNVIGVIEGAEEPDRYVILGNHRDAWTFGAVDPNSGTAALLEIAQRFGKLQKQGWKPRRTIILCNWDAEEYGLIGSTEWVEENREILASRAVAYLNSDCAVGGAGFNAMATPQLDELIKKATQQVTDPDNSSQSLYEAWTSSGTSPLIGRLGGGGSDYKPFVQHVGIPSIDLAFGGDTAEYPVYHSLYDDFIWMQKFGDPMFHRHVAAASVWGLVALWLADEEFLPFDYQSYAKELQLNVKNLEDEISNKDINLSPILKSIKELEKAAIKINDQRKEIEASKGWRTWKEYQMKVRDVNDRLMMAERAFTDRDGLLGMTWHKHLIYGPTKNNDYGSQSFPGIGDAVRVAKNLQTAESWHRVQHEVWRVSRVIKHASLVLIGQLT, from the exons ATGATCACAGTAGCAGCAACCGCcgccaacaccaccaccaccatcaccaccttATTAGCCATAGCCACCTCctttctcctcctcctcatcactTCATCCCCAACAACCCCAAAATCCAGCAACTACCACACCCTCTTCCTCTCCACCTCCCTCTCCAGCAATGTCTCCATATCCAACCACCTCCAAGCTCTCACCCACAGACCCCACATAGCATCATCCGAAGCTAACTCCCAAGCTGCAAACTACGTCCTCAAAGTCTTCACTTCCTCAAACATACCCTCTCACATGGCTTCCTATCATGTTCTTCTCTCATACCCTCTCTCCCGCTCGTTGGTTCTCACTACTACTCCCCAAGAACCTCCCTTTAGCTTCTCCTTGAAGCAAGAACCGTATGAGGGTGACCCTTATGCGGCTGTTTCCGGTGAGGTAGTTCCAACGTTCCATGCATATGCAAAGTCAGGAACTGCGGAAGGACCTGTGGTTTACGTGAACTATGGAAGAGTGGAGGACTATTTGAGTCTGAGGAAGAAGATGGGTGTGAATGTTTCAGGCTGTGTTGTGTTGGCAAGGTATGGGAAGATATTTAGAGGGGATATTGTGAAGAATGCTTATGATGAAGGTGCTGTTGGGGTGGTGGTGTATTCTGATCGGAAAGACTACGGTGGTGGTGGCGACGACGGTGGAAGGTGGTTTCCTGATGGCAAGTGGCTGCCACCAAGTGGGGTCCAGGTGGGGTCAGTGTATCAGGGGACTGGTGATCCCTCAACACCAGGTTGG GCGAGTAGTGGTGGTGATGGTGAGTGTGAGAGATTAACcaaggaggaggtggagaaggAAGGTGATGTTCCTCTTATACCTTCATTGCCAGTGTCTGGTGCAGATGGTGAGAAGATTCTGAGGTCAATTGGTGGACCTGTTGCTGAACATGATTGGCAAGGAAGCAAAGATGCTCCTACTTACAGGGTTGGACCGGGGCCAGGAATTCTCAACCTCACTTTCAAG GGGCAGGAGAATATTGCATCAATTCAAAATGTTATTGGTGTAATTGAAGGAGCAGAAGAGCCTGACCG ATATGTCATTCTAGGAAACCATAGGGATGCATGGACATTTGGAGCTGTTGATCCAAATAGTGGCACTGCAGCATTACTTGAG ATTGCTCAAAGATTTGGGAAGCTTCAAAAACAAGGGTGGAAGCCTAGAAGAACAATTATATTATGCAATTGGGATGCTGAGGAATATGGCCTT ATAGGATCAACAGAATGGGTAGAAGAGAACAGAGAAATTCTTGCTTCAAGAGCTGTGGCTTACTTGAATTCTGATTGTGCTGTTGGTGGAGCAGGGTTCAATGCCATGGCTACTCCACAGCTTGATGAATTGATCAAAAAAGCAACTCAGCAG GTCACAGACCCAGATAACTCATCACAGAGCCTTTATGAAGCTTGGACTAGTTCTGGCACCTCTCCTTTG ATTGGAAGATTAGGTGGTGGAGGATCAGATTATAAACCTTTTGTGCAGCATGTGGGAATTCCATCAATTGATTTAGCCTTTGGAGGAG ACACTGCAGAGTATCCAGTATACCACTCACTGTATGATGATTTCATCTGGATGCAGAAATTTGGAGATCCTATGTTTCATAGGCATGTTGCAG CTGCAAGTGTTTGGGGTCTAGTAGCATTATGGCTTGCAGATGAGGAGTTCTTACCTTTTGATTATCAATCCTATGCTAAGGAGCTCCAG CTTAATGTGAAGAACTTGGAAGATGAGATTTCAAATAAAGACATAAATTTGTCTCCTATATTGAAGTCAATCAAGGAGCTTGAGAAAGCGGCAATCAAGATAAATGACCAGAGAAAG gAAATAGAAGCAAGTAAAGGTTGGAGAACATGGAAAGAGTACCAAATGAAAGTGAGAGATGTGAATGATAGACTTATGATGGCTGAACGTGCATTCACTGACAGAGATGGCCTCTTAGGAATGACATGGCATAAGCATTTG ATATATGGTCCAACAAAAAATAATGACTACGGCTCTCAATCTTTCCCGGGAATAGGTGATGCTGTGAGAGTGGCAAAAAATCTACAAACTGCAGAGTCATGGCATCGTGTACAACATGAAGTTTGGAGAGTCTCAAGAGTCATCAAACATGCCTCATTAGTTCTCATTGGTCAATTAACATGA
- the LOC107644447 gene encoding arginine--tRNA ligase, chloroplastic/mitochondrial, translating to MAVGAENMGNVKRQLVQLFGVSLRATVPSETDVAPLVDACIAKSGVRFGDYQCNNAMGLWSKIKGKQTEFRGPTAVGQAIMKNLPPSDMVESCSVAGPGFVNVVLSRNWIAKSLQKMLIDGIDTWAPCLPVKRAVVDFSSPNIAKEMHVGHLRSTIIGDTLARMLEFSHVEVLRRNHVGDWGTQFGMLIEFLFEKFPNPEDVNEAAIGDLQTFYKASKVRFDSDPEFKQRAQQAVVRLQGGEDTYHRAWKQICEISRTEFHRVYERLGIQLEEKGESFYNPYIPGVLEELNKKGIIEDDKGARVIFVQDVNIPLIVVKSDGGYNYASTDLAALRYRINEEKAEWIIYLTDVGQQQHFDMLFKAAKRAGWLPADDGSYPKATHVGFGLVLGEDGKRFRTRSTEVVRLVDLLDEAKNRSKTALLERDTAKGWPEEEVEKTSQAIGYGAVKYADLKNNKQTNYTFNFDQMLNDKGNTAVYLLYAHARICSIIRKSGKDIEEVKRNAKIALDHEDERALGLHLIQFSEVIEEACTNLLPNVLCEYLYNLSEIFTKKFYSNCQVVGSPEESSRLLLCEATATVMRKCFHLLGIVPVYKI from the exons ATGGCAGTT GGTGCCGAAAACATGGGTAATGTTAAAAGGCAGTTGGTACAGCTGTTTGGGGTATCTCTGCGAGCAACCGTACCTAGCGAGACAGATGTAGCACCATTAGTTGATGCTTGCATTGCAAAATCTGGTGTAAGATTTGGCGATTACCAATG TAATAATGCAATGGGTTTATGGTCTAAGATAAAAGGAAAGCAGACAGAGTTTAGGGGTCCTACTGCTGTTGGGCAG GCCATAATGAAGAATCTTCCCCCTTCTGATATGGTAGAATCATGCTCTGTAGCTGGCCCTGGATTTGTGAATGTTGTCTTATCAAGGAATTGGATAGCAAAG AGCTTACAAAAGATGCTAATTGATGGTATTGATACATGGGCACCATGCCTTCCAGTCAAGAGAGCTGTTGTCGATTTTTCGTCACCCAACATAGCAAAGGAAATGCATGTTGGTCACCTGAGATCTACCATTATTGGGGACACATTGGCTCGCATGCTTGAATTTTCACACGTGGAGGTTCTACGCCGAAATCATGTTGGTGACTGGGGAACACAG TTTGGAATGCTCATTGAATTCCTTTTTGAAAAATTTCCAAACCCAGAAGATGTCAATGAAGCAGCCATTGGAGATCTTCAG ACATTTTATAAGGCCTCAAAAGTGAGATTCGACAGTGATCCTGAATTTAAACAAAGGGCTCAACAGGCTGTTGTCCGGCTTCAG GGTGGGGAAGACACATATCACAGGGCTTGGAAACAAATTTGTGAAATTAGTAGAACTGAATTCCACAGGGTCTATGAACGCCTTGGTATTCAATTGGAGGAAAAG GGAGAAAGCTTCTATAATCCATATATCCCTGGGGTTTTGGAGGAATTGAATAAAAAAGGAATCATTGAAGATGATAAAGGTGCTCGTGTGATATTTGTTCAGGATGTAAACATTCCACTGATTGTTGTGAAGAGTGATGGTGGTTACAACTATGCTTCAACTGATCTAGCAGCACTTCG GTATCGGATAAACGAAGAAAAAGCTGAGTGGATTATATATCTCACAGATGTTGGGCAGCAGCAACACTTTGATATGCTATTTAAG GCTGCTAAGCGCGCAGGTTGGCTGCCAGCTGATGATGGTTCATACCCAAAAGCTACTCATGTAGGTTTTGGTCTTGTTCTTGGGGAAGATGGAAAAAGATTTCGGACTCGTAGCACTGAGGTTGTTAGATTGGTTGATTTGCTTGATGAAGCCAAGAATCGCAGTAAAACTGCCCTTCTTGAACGTG ATACAGCTAAAGGATGGCCTGAGGAGGAGGTTGAGAAAACATCACAGGCAATTGGTTATGGTGCTGTTAA GTATGCTGACTTGAAGAACAATAAACAAACAAATTACACCTTCAACTTTGATCAGATGCTCAATGATAAG GGCAATACTGCTGTTTATTTGCTGTATGCACATGCTAGGATCTGTTCGATCATCAGGAAATCTGGTAAAGACATAGAAGAAGTAAAAAGA AATGCTAAAATAGCATTGGATCACGAAGATGAGCGCGCATTGGGGCTTCATTTGATACAATTTTCGGAG GTTATTGAGGAAGCATGCACCAATTTATTGCCTAATGTCTTGTGTGAATACCTCTATAATTTGTCAGAAATCTTCACAAAAAAGTTTTATTCTAATTGCCAG GTTGTCGGGTCGCCTGAGGAAAGTAGTAGACTCTTGTTATGTGAAGCAACAGCAACTGTGATGAGAAAGTGCTTCCATCTCCTTGGAATTGTACCTGTTTATAAGATTTGA
- the LOC107644444 gene encoding probable glutamate carboxypeptidase LAMP1 isoform X2: protein MITVAATAANTTTTITTLLAIATSFLLLLITSSPTTPKSSNYHTLFLSTSLSSNVSISNHLQALTHRPHIASSEANSQAANYVLKVFTSSNIPSHMASYHVLLSYPLSRSLVLTTTPQEPPFSFSLKQEPYEGDPYAAVSGEVVPTFHAYAKSGTAEGPVVYVNYGRVEDYLSLRKKMGVNVSGCVVLARYGKIFRGDIVKNAYDEGAVGVVVYSDRKDYGGGGDDGGRWFPDGKWLPPSGVQVGSVYQGTGDPSTPGWASSGGDGECERLTKEEVEKEGDVPLIPSLPVSGADGEKILRSIGGPVAEHDWQGSKDAPTYRVGPGPGILNLTFKGQENIASIQNVIGVIEGAEEPDRYVILGNHRDAWTFGAVDPNSGTAALLEIAQRFGKLQKQGWKPRRTIILCNWDAEEYGLIGSTEWVEENREILASRAVAYLNSDCAVGGAGFNAMATPQLDELIKKATQQVTDPDNSSQSLYEAWTSSGTSPLIGRLGGGGSDYKPFVQHVGIPSIDLAFGGDTAEYPVYHSLYDDFIWMQKFGDPMFHRHVAAASVWGLVALWLADEEFLPFDYQSYAKELQLNVKNLEDEISNKDINLSPILKSIKELEKAAIKINDQRKEIEASKGWRTWKEYQMKVRDVNDRLMMAERAFTDRDGLLGMTWHKHLGSNF, encoded by the exons ATGATCACAGTAGCAGCAACCGCcgccaacaccaccaccaccatcaccaccttATTAGCCATAGCCACCTCctttctcctcctcctcatcactTCATCCCCAACAACCCCAAAATCCAGCAACTACCACACCCTCTTCCTCTCCACCTCCCTCTCCAGCAATGTCTCCATATCCAACCACCTCCAAGCTCTCACCCACAGACCCCACATAGCATCATCCGAAGCTAACTCCCAAGCTGCAAACTACGTCCTCAAAGTCTTCACTTCCTCAAACATACCCTCTCACATGGCTTCCTATCATGTTCTTCTCTCATACCCTCTCTCCCGCTCGTTGGTTCTCACTACTACTCCCCAAGAACCTCCCTTTAGCTTCTCCTTGAAGCAAGAACCGTATGAGGGTGACCCTTATGCGGCTGTTTCCGGTGAGGTAGTTCCAACGTTCCATGCATATGCAAAGTCAGGAACTGCGGAAGGACCTGTGGTTTACGTGAACTATGGAAGAGTGGAGGACTATTTGAGTCTGAGGAAGAAGATGGGTGTGAATGTTTCAGGCTGTGTTGTGTTGGCAAGGTATGGGAAGATATTTAGAGGGGATATTGTGAAGAATGCTTATGATGAAGGTGCTGTTGGGGTGGTGGTGTATTCTGATCGGAAAGACTACGGTGGTGGTGGCGACGACGGTGGAAGGTGGTTTCCTGATGGCAAGTGGCTGCCACCAAGTGGGGTCCAGGTGGGGTCAGTGTATCAGGGGACTGGTGATCCCTCAACACCAGGTTGG GCGAGTAGTGGTGGTGATGGTGAGTGTGAGAGATTAACcaaggaggaggtggagaaggAAGGTGATGTTCCTCTTATACCTTCATTGCCAGTGTCTGGTGCAGATGGTGAGAAGATTCTGAGGTCAATTGGTGGACCTGTTGCTGAACATGATTGGCAAGGAAGCAAAGATGCTCCTACTTACAGGGTTGGACCGGGGCCAGGAATTCTCAACCTCACTTTCAAG GGGCAGGAGAATATTGCATCAATTCAAAATGTTATTGGTGTAATTGAAGGAGCAGAAGAGCCTGACCG ATATGTCATTCTAGGAAACCATAGGGATGCATGGACATTTGGAGCTGTTGATCCAAATAGTGGCACTGCAGCATTACTTGAG ATTGCTCAAAGATTTGGGAAGCTTCAAAAACAAGGGTGGAAGCCTAGAAGAACAATTATATTATGCAATTGGGATGCTGAGGAATATGGCCTT ATAGGATCAACAGAATGGGTAGAAGAGAACAGAGAAATTCTTGCTTCAAGAGCTGTGGCTTACTTGAATTCTGATTGTGCTGTTGGTGGAGCAGGGTTCAATGCCATGGCTACTCCACAGCTTGATGAATTGATCAAAAAAGCAACTCAGCAG GTCACAGACCCAGATAACTCATCACAGAGCCTTTATGAAGCTTGGACTAGTTCTGGCACCTCTCCTTTG ATTGGAAGATTAGGTGGTGGAGGATCAGATTATAAACCTTTTGTGCAGCATGTGGGAATTCCATCAATTGATTTAGCCTTTGGAGGAG ACACTGCAGAGTATCCAGTATACCACTCACTGTATGATGATTTCATCTGGATGCAGAAATTTGGAGATCCTATGTTTCATAGGCATGTTGCAG CTGCAAGTGTTTGGGGTCTAGTAGCATTATGGCTTGCAGATGAGGAGTTCTTACCTTTTGATTATCAATCCTATGCTAAGGAGCTCCAG CTTAATGTGAAGAACTTGGAAGATGAGATTTCAAATAAAGACATAAATTTGTCTCCTATATTGAAGTCAATCAAGGAGCTTGAGAAAGCGGCAATCAAGATAAATGACCAGAGAAAG gAAATAGAAGCAAGTAAAGGTTGGAGAACATGGAAAGAGTACCAAATGAAAGTGAGAGATGTGAATGATAGACTTATGATGGCTGAACGTGCATTCACTGACAGAGATGGCCTCTTAGGAATGACATGGCATAAGCATTTG GGTTCTAACTTCTGA
- the LOC107644446 gene encoding phosphoinositide 3-kinase regulatory subunit 4, which yields MGNKIARTTQVSATEYYLHDLPSTYNLVLKEVLCRGRFFKSIQCKHDEGLVLVKVYFKRGDSVIDLREYERRLSHIKDVFQSIEHPHVWPFQFWQETDKAAYLLRQYFFHNLHDRLSTRPFLSFVEKKWLAFQLLLAVQQSHEKGVCHGDIKCENVLITSSNWLYLADFASFKPTYIPYDDPSDFSFFFDTGGRRLCYLAPERFYEHGGEMQVAQDSPLKPSMDIFAVGCVIAELFLEGQPLFELSQLLAYRRGQFDPSQHLEKIPDLGIRKMILHMIQIEPESRLSAEGYLKEYAAVVFPTYFSPFLHDFYRCWSPLHSDMRVLLCQSAFQEILKQMMNNNSSSDVKVTSGELLEEMVAKESVSFMKDSLIRREDIGKGLLHDHYSGILRDAKKNNIPSSPRDVTGSSPNSTFPENLKYLQSSGELLQTITNTFRGNGHPFLKNITLNDLNSLMSEYDNQSDTFGMPFLQLPKDSMRCEGMVLITSLLCSCIRNVKLPHLRRAAILLLRASALYIDDEDRLQRVVPYVIAMLSDPAAIVRCAALETLCDILPLVRDFPPSDAKIFPEYILPMLSMLPDDPEESVRICYASNISKLAVTAFGFFVHSISLSEAGVLDELSSLPKPSISSSQTSGKVKRINSDVQLVQLRKSIAEVVQELVMGPKQTPNIRRALLRDIGKLCFFFGVRQSNDFLLPILPAFLNDRDEQLRTVFYEKIVYVCFFVGQRSVEEYLLPYIEQALSDTTESVIVKALDCLTVLCKSGFFRKRILLQMIERAFPLLCYPSAWVRRSVVSFIAASSESLGAVDSYVFLAPVIRPFLRRQPTSLASERALLRCLKPPVSRQVFYEVLESSRSSDMLERQRKIWYSSSQSKLWEMDLLKKGIEELGSLKNLIDKQGTEAQQVVDTAAQHPGPNDSDKAEAKLRDMGAFIHNDTNMVGPRDPQSMEKLQFSGFMSPHFSGVKSMTYEKPSEGIPLYSFSMDRRGIGVPPAASDSPLQMNSLSVSSSAMPWVNPLNKSFNLASSVPAPKLFSGSFSISNGSKQFHRVVHEPDGKENETAYVNSTFQDVGLSANIKGNSNALEDATAQTDLSGFPSFSKTSVPDSGWRPRGVLVAHLQEHRSAVNDIAISADHSFFVSASDDSTVKIWDSKKLEKDISFRSRLTYHLEGSRALCAATLPSSAQVIIGASDGLIHMFSVDHISRGLGNLVEKYSGIADITKKDIKEGAIICILNCPLDNYNIMYSTQNCGIHLWDTRSNSSNWTLKSTPDEGYVSSLASGPCGNWFVSGSSRGVITLWDLRFLVPVNSWQYSLACPIEKICLFLPPNASPPSTARPLVYVAAGCNEVSLWNAENGSCHQVLRMANYDGDAEMSDLPWALARPSSKPTSQSDPRRNVNRKYGVDELNDPPPRLPGIRSLLPLPGGDLLTGGTDLKIRRWDHYSPDRSYCICGPNIKGVGNDDFYETKSSFGVQVVQETKRRPLTTKLTTKAILSAAATDPAGCHRDSVVSLASVKLNQRLLLSSGRDGAIKVWK from the exons ATGGGTAACAAAATCGCGCGTACCACCCAGGTTTCGGCTACGGAGTACTATCTCCACGACCTTCCTTCCACATACAATCTCGTCCTCAAAGAGGTCCTTTGTCGTGGAAGATTCTTCAAATCAATTCAGTGCAAGCACGATGAGGGTTTGGTGCTCGTCAAGGTTTACTTCAAGCGCGGTGATTCCGTCATCGATCTTAGGGAATATGAGCGTAGACTCTCTCACATCAAGGACGTCTTCCAATCCATCGAACATCCTCACGTTTGGCCGTTTCAG TTTTGGCAAGAAACAGATAAAGCAGCATACCTCTTGAGGCAATATTTCTTCCATAATCTGCATGATCGGCTAAGCACTCGGCCTTTTCTCAGTTTTGTTGAGAAGAAATGGTTGGCTTTTCAG CTGCTTTTAGCTGTGCAACAGAGCCACGAGAAGGGAGTATGTCATG GGGATATTAAGTGTGAGAATGTGCTGATTACATCCTCGAATTGGCTGTACCTTGCGGACTTTGCATCTTTCAAACCTACTTACATTCCATATGATGACCCATcggatttttcttttttctttgacaCTGGTGGAAGAAGACTCTGTTATCTAGCACCCGAG CGATTTTACGAACATGGAGGGGAGATGCAGGTTGCACAAGATTCCCCTTTAAAGCCTTCTATGGATATATTTGCTGTCGG CTGTGTTATTGCAGAACTTTTCCTTGAGGGGCAACCGCTGTTTGAACTGTCTCAACTTCTGGCTTATCGTAGAGGGCAATTTGATCCAAGTCAGCATCTTGAAAAA ATACCAGACCTTGGAATCCGTAAGATGATACTACACATGATTCAGATAGAGCCAGAGTCTAGACTTTCTGCTGAAGGATATCTAAAGGAATATGCTGCAGTTGTATTCCCAACCTATTTTTCACCATTTCTGCATGATTTTTACCGCTGCTGGAGCCCTCTCCATTCTGATATGAGG GTTTTATTATGCCAAAGTGCTTTCCAGGAGATACTTAAACAAATGATGAACAACAATTCATCCAGTGATGTAAAAGTTACTTCTGGTGAACTTTTGGAAGAGATGGTTGCAAAAGAAAGTGTGAGTTTCATGAAGGACTCACTGATTAGGAGAGAGGACATAGGCAAAGGCTTACTTCATGATCATTATAGTGGCATACTGAGGGATGCTAAAAAGAATAATATTCCATCTAGCCCCCGGGATGTGACTGGAAGTTCACCCAATTCTACCTTTCCTGAAAATCTAAAATATCTGCAATCTTCTGGTGAGCTGCTTCAGACTATTACCAATACGTTTCGAGGAAATGGCCATCcctttttgaaaaatattacttTAAATGATTTGAATTCTTTGATGTCTGAGTATGATAATCAATCGGATACATTTGGAATGCCTTTTCTGCAATTACCAAAGGATAGTATGAGATGTGAAGGCATGGTTTTGATAACATCTTTGCTTTGCTCCTGCATACGCAATGTCAAGTTGCCTCACCTGAGGAGAGCAGCCATTCTCTTGTTGAGGGCTTCTGCCTTATATATTGATGATGAGGATCGGTTGCAGCGTGTTGTCCCATATGTGATTGCAATGCTTTCAGATCCAGCAGCTATTGTGCGGTGTGCTGCTTTGGAGACTTTATGTGACATTCTGCCTTTAGTTCGGGATTTCCCTCCCAGTGATGCAAAGATATTTCCTGAGTATATTCTTCCAATGCTTTCTATGCTTCCTGATGATCCAGAGGAAAGTGTGAGAATATGCTATGCCAGCAACATTTCTAAGTTGGCAGTAACAGCTTTTGGATTCTTTGTACATTCAATAAGCTTGAGTGAGGCAGGTGTTCTCGATGAATTGAGCTCGCTGCCAAAGCCATCAATATCATCCAGTCAGACCTCTGGAAAAGTCAAGAGGATAAATAGTGATGTTCAACTTGTGCAGCTTAGGAAATCAATTGCAGAAGTTGTCCAAGAACTTGTAATGGGACCAAAGCAAACACCAAATATTAGGAGAGCACTTCTTCGCGACATTGGTAAACTATGCTTTTTCTTTGGTGTGAGACAGAGTAATGACTTTCTCTTACCTATCCTGCCTGCTTTCTTAAATGACCGAGATGAGCAGTTAAGGACAGTATTCTATGAGAAGATTGTTTATGTCTGTTTTTTCGTGGGCCAAAGAAGTGTAGAAGAATATCTATTGCCTTACATTGAGCAGGCTTTAAGTGACACAACAGAATCTGTCATTGTTAAAGCCTTAGATTGTCTGACTGTTCTTTGCAAGAGTGGGTTCTTCCGGAAAAGGATACTGCTTCAAATGATAGAGCGTGCCTTTCCTTTATTGTGTTACCCTAGTGCATGGGTACGAAGATCAGTTGTCTCTTTCATTGCTGCTAGCAGTGAGAGCTTGGGTGCAGTAGATTCTTATGTTTTCCTGGCTCCTGTTATACGGCCTTTCCTCCGTAGACAACCCACATCTCTTGCTTCAGAGAGGGCTCTTTTGCGATGTTTGAAACCTCCTGTTTCAAGACAGGTCTTTTATGAAGTTTTGGAGAGCTCCAGGAGTTCAGACATGTTAGAAAGGCAGAGGAAGATTTGGTATAGTTCATCACAATCTAAACTATGGGAAATGGATTTACTTAAAAAGGGAATTGAAGAATTGGGCTCATTAAAGAACTTGATTGACAAACAAGGTACTGAGGCTCAACAAGTTGTTGACACTGCTGCCCAACATCCAGGGCCAAATGATTCTGACAAAGCTGAGGCAAAATTAAGAGATATGGGGGCCTTTATCCATAACGATACCAATATGGTGGGACCTCGTGATCCTCAATCCATGGAGAAGTTACAGTTTTCAGGATTTATGTCACCACATTTTAGTGGTGTAAAGAGTATGACATATGAAAAGCCGTCAGAAGGAATACCTTTGTACTCCTTTAGCATGGACAGACGGGGAATAGGAGTCCCTCCCGCAGCATCTGATTCTCCACTGCAGATGAATTCTCTGAGTGTCAGTTCATCTGCTATGCCTTGGGTTAATCCACTTAATAAGTCCTTTAATTTAGCTAGTTCAGTTCCAGCACCAAAGCTCTTTTCAGGTTCATTTAGCATCAGCAATGGTTCTAAACAGTTTCATCGAGTGGTACATGAACCAGATGGCAAGGAGAATGAAACAGCCTATGTTAATAGTACATTTCAAGATGTGGGATTATCTGCTAATATTAAAGGCAATTCAAATGCACTTGAAGATGCAACTGCCCAAACTGATCTATCAGGATTTCCATCTTTTTCTAAAACATCTGTTCCGGATTCTGGCTGGAGGCCTCGAGGGGTGCTGGTTGCACATCTGCAGGAACACCGTTCAGCAGTAAATGACATAGCAATTTCTGCTGATCATAGTTTCTTCGTGAGTGCTTCCGATGATTCCACAGTGAAGATTTGGGATTCCAAAAAGCTAGAGAAGGACATATCGTTCAGGTCAAGGCTAACATATCACTTGGAGGGAAGCCGTGCACTATGTGCAGCAACACTTCCCAGTTCTGCGCAGGTAATAATCGGAGCATCTGATGGATTAATTCATATGTTTTCTGTTGATCATATTTCAAGAGGTCTAGGAAATCTTGTTGAGAAGTATTCTGGTATTGCTGATATCACAAAGAAGGATATCAAGGAAGGTGCCATAATCTGCATTTTGAATTGCCCCTTGGATAATTACAACATTATGTATAGCACCCAGAATTGTGGCATTCATCTGTGGGATACTAGGTCAAATTCCAGTAACTGGACCCTGAAATCTACTCCTGACGAGGGTTATGTTTCTTCTCTGGCATCTGGGCCGTGTGGTAATTGGTTTGTATCAGGGTCATCCAGGGGTGTAATCACTCTCTGGGATCTGAGGTTTCTTGTGCCTGTTAACTCTTGGCAGTATTCTCTTGCTTGCCCTATAGAAAAGATATGCCTCTTTCTTCCTCCAAATGCTTCTCCGCCTTCAACTGCTAGACCCCTTGTGTATGTTGCTGCTGGTTGCAATGAAGTTTCTCTTTGGAATGCAGAGAACGGTAGCTGCCACCAG GTATTGAGGATGGCCAATTATGACGGTGATGCAGAAATGTCTGATCTTCCTTGGGCCTTGGCCAGGCCTTCAAGTAAGCCTACTTCTCAATCAGATCCAAGACGAAATGTTAATCGCAAGTATGGAGTTGATGAGCTGAATGATCCTCCTCCTCGTCTTCCTGGAATCCGTTCATTACTTCCCTTGCCTGGGGGTGATTTATTGACTGGAGGCACTGATTTAAAGATACGTCGATGGGATCATTACAG TCCCGACAGAAGTTACTGTATCTGTGGACCAAACATTAAAGGTGTTGGGAATGATGACTTTTATGAAACAAAATCTAGTTTTGGAGTGCAAGTTGTACAG GAGACGAAGAGACGCCCTCTTACAACCAAACTGACGACGAAGGCAATTCTATCTGCGGCTGCCACTGATCCTGCCGGTTGCCATCGTGATTCTGTTGTTTCCCTGGCTTCTGTTAAGTTAAACCAGAGACTCTTATTATCAAGTGGTAGAGATGGAGCCATCAAAGTTTGGAAGTAA